The region gatcccagcatcattaatatatttgggacgagggtatgctttcatttctgttgataattacaggttttggaccccagcaagattgatcaaaatcaacaatggctgatcccCTTGTTCAAAAATTTGAAGAGGTTACTATGCAAAAAAGCCTTACCTCCCgtacaagggaagcaacacctcctacATAGGGACAAATGAAGAGGTTGACCCAAGAAGCAGAGAAGACGTTAATGAAGGTGGGGCAACCTCTAaatcctaccaatcttttgcttgccatgaCGGCGGTGGTGACATGTCAGGTAATCGGTGTATCggcaagtaatcatacatattgggcatatatacctaatcccccattactaagagcagtttcctgggggAATCAAAAGTGCAGGTATGtactaatgagactgccttctttcccccgCCAGCTTGCGGTGGACtagaacaactatctcatcataaacaacaatataatattagtaatttgaccaCTGCAGTGGAAGGTATTCCTTTATGTAGAGGGAGAcaccccttttgtctgtccactaaaaaacattctcatcattctttTAATACATGGTgggtaaagtataataattaccattttgctacttttactgtgcttgtttccactAGGGGATTTAGCACCTCGACAAAACTGATAGATATTCATAATAAAAAACGCATGTCGctatgtcctgttaactttttCGTTCCTTCTCTAAAATCTTTGGAGTGGAAACGTTGCCGAGGTCATCGACCCTTTTAAGGTCATGAATCATTCTGGGGccatcattgtagattggagtccagattatgggcaattcttaaaaaaatggtcaaataaatctcttaggtggcatcgtgcaaatggcactttgatgggcaatggtaatgaaacagttaaatggcagcgatttgcacttgtccctcctcaCTTACAATTGCAAGGGTATCCACACATTCAAGGGGATACTTGAAaactgtctcttgtgtgtctcgtatgttctgtgtcatttcactcgtaatcacCAGTAATCTACACTTAACTAAATATCACTTTACATCTTGTATTAATATCATGGTAAACTTTTCTAATATACGCATAGGATAAAATCCTAAAATTGACATTTCAAAAGTTCGAAGGTATGCACGTTTTAAATTATAGGGGATATtgtgctggtggctcagctgataaagaacccatttgtcaatgcaggagacacagagatgtgggttcaatccctgggttgggaagatcccctggagaaggaaatggcaacccacttcagtatacttacctggaaaattccatggacagaggaggctggcagaccacagtccatattgttgcaaagagtcggacacaactgagtgcatgACACACATTGACAAATAATCCCCTATGTTAACATTTTCTCCAGTCATTTGTGAGagtaccatttctttctctcccttgacAGCACTGGTATGAACAATGGAAATATTTGCAAGTCTCTAAGATGTAAGGATATATAATTCATCTCACTTAGTATTTCTCTAATTTTGAAAgaattcactattttttttcGTATTTTATTTGTCatctacatattttaaattaaatattttatttatatttgtagcATATTCTTCTGTTGGGTCATTCAATTTTCTCAGTAATTTGTACTACCTAATTGGAGAGTAATCCCTACCAAATCTAGGTAGGCTTAAAATAACCTGCCTTTCTAGTTAGTCATCTCTCTTCTTAATTCTGATTTCTTAAGACAACTTTGCTTTCTTCTCATTTCCTGGAAACATTACCAGAACACTGACAAACATTCTTTATAGGAGAAACTAACTTCTGAAAATGACTGCCTTTAAACCTTACCAGGGCTTAGACAACTTTCAAAGATACACTTTCCAATTTCATTGCTGATAAAACTGAGCTTAGAAACAGAGTGTCTGCATCAAGATCACCTAGCAAGTTATAGGACCAGATGTAGCTTCCATCTCTGTTTGAATCAATATAATTAGGTGATACTGTCTGTTGCAGAGCCAAGTAGCACTACTATGATTACATATCTTTTCCTGTAGCCTTTTGCTTTTCCTTGAGCTAGTTGTTGCCTTGTTTCTCATTTGACTTTCTCTCAAAACATATATTCTTAATTCTTTCTAAATGTGCCATTCTACATCTACCATCGCTTTATCAGATCCCCTTTTCTCTGAAGGGCCGCCATTAGGACACTCTGTCCTTCTCCAGTATGACTCATTTCTTTATAGGCCTGCTGCAAGACTGTTCCTGGGAACCCTATTTGCCACTTTTATGAGTTGGAGCCATAATTTTTCCTTGATTCTAGATTTCCTATTTCTTAGTTTTTTCTAAATCTGTTTCATTTGTTTGAGGATCCCATTAGAGCTTCACTATTAGAAGTTGGTGTTCAATCAATATCTATTACTTACAAAGTGGATTGATTGCTTTGTTCATGAATGCTGAGTATATATTAGTATGAAGGTAGTATAGAAGGAACAAGGtctcctagctgtgtgactttaggctcATTTCTTAATGTTTTGATCTTTTATTTCCTCATATGAAAGTGCATTTAATAGTAATACCTACTTTATGGAGTTGTTGTAAAGACTGAATGAAATAACAGAGGCAAATAGTCTCATTTAGTGCCTGGTGCATAGGAGCTGCTTCATAAGTTGTGTATCACACTAAATGGAGATTGCTTTTGCAGCTGTCCTTGAGAAAGTGAAGGCTGATTTTGAGTTGCTCCAGGATTTCACATGTTTGGAGAAAGTAGTTACTGAGAAGATCCAGGAAGATGAGATCTTGCTGGACAAGAACATTACTGAAAATCTTCAACTAGTTGTCAGGTGTTTACGGTGAGTTGATGTTGAGTTCATATTGGAGTTCTTTGATCCAAAAGAGAATAAATATCTTTGGGGAAgtaagtttaaaaacaaagacagaaaagtgaaaacaaacaaacaaacaaaccgtGTGCATCCCTGAGAGTGGAACTGGTGTGAGGCCAGCTCTTCTAGAGTTTGGGAGAATTAGAGGCAGGGCTGCAGGACCTATCAAGGGGCTTAAAGGTCTAGGCTTTCTTATGTGGTTTCAGGTTCAGGATGAAGGTTCCCTTCATCCTCGTCTCTAACTATTTGCTGGTGTGTAAAGTCATTGTTCCAAGGAATAAAACTTTTCTTCCAGAATATAGCTGAGTGTAAAAATTTGAATGACCTCAGgacagagaaaaccagaattcaCACCGTATAGGTGGGCCCATACATGAAGTCTGGGAGCCAAGCAATTCTGGGTTCAAAATCCGGCTCTgccaaaaataatgaaacaatgccatttgcagcaacaaatGGAAGGATGTAGAGAtaatcatactaactgaagtcagagaaagacaaatatcacatgatgtcactaatatgtgaaatctaaaatgtgaCGCAATAAACTTATACAAAATAGACTGGTGGACATAAAAAAACAGCTTATGGCtaacaaaagagaaagcagtgtgggagataaattaggagttttgcaTTAACACATATACACTTTTGTATATGAagtagacaaccaacaaggacctactaaaTAACACAAGGAAGtatgctcaatattttgtaaccaCCTATAAGTGgaaaaatgtgaaatgaaatatATGTCTATCTCTACCTATGTATACCtgtatctgtatctatctattggaaagtcccatggaccaaggagcctggtgggctacattccatggggttgcaaatagtcggacatgactgaagtgactagcacacacacatatctatctatctatctatccatatatatctgaatcactttgctctacacctgtatctaacacaacattgtaaagcaactgtagtTCAATATTTTAAGAAACCAAATTCTGACTCTGGCACATGTTCACCTTGGAGTCTTGAGGGAATTACAACTGTCTCCTGCCATGCCATCCAGTGGAGAGAATCCAACCTCTGAACTGGGTTCTCATAAAGATCAAAGCAGGCAAAGTCAGTCAGTCTCAAATGCTCAGCGTGAGACTGGCATAGAGAAGAGCCCAGCAATGGCTGCTATGAGGAATGACAAGGGTGAGTTGTGGTTTTTGCACAGGTTGACAATCAAGAGCATCACCATTGGGAATATCACATTCCAAGGGACCCCTGAAGGCAGAGGCATTGGCCTGAGTATCCACATCACCGCTAAGGTCACCCTGACCTTGTGAGTATTGGTTAGAATCAGAGGTTTGAGAGATGCAGTGGGGTATGCCAATAGATCTCCAATCTGGCATCAGATACCTTCCATGCTTCTGACTTGGTCTCCCAATCTGTAAAAGAAGGAGACCTTTCCAGGtctaagggcttccttggtggctccagatggtaaagaatctgcctgcaacgtggaagacctgggttcaatccctgggtcgggaggatcctcttgagaaggaaatggctacccactcaagcattcttgggtttccctgatggctcagagggtgtatcccctggagaagggcgtggatacccactccagtattcttgcctggagaattccatggacagaggagcctggcagattgtggtccatgggcttgcaaagagttggacacgactgaaatcctaacatttaaaatgttcaaGAAACATTGGCCATAACcaatcatttgttaaaaaaatctTCCATGAAATATATGTCCAAAATCATAACACTTATCTAATTATAAAACTTGAAATTTGAGAAGATAGAACATTTATAACTTTGGTAAAGCATAGTCATTTTCTCTCAAGATTCTGTTTAAATGATAGTGACCAGTATGGGCCACATAGTATTGTAGATTATGTAATGAAGAGCATGTGAAAATTATATGGaaactataatttttaattacCTTAAAGATTCAAAGAGATAAAATGAAGATATGCAGAAGAGTCTTTATTAATTAAACACACTATGATTTCATCATTTACTAGCTATGAGATCTTGGGGGatagttacttaacctctctatacCAAGTGTTTCCACATTCTGAAAATGGAGATAGTAATTTTCTGTTATGGTAGCACTGTCATGATTAAATGGATTAATCCAGGTAAAATACTTTTGTTTGGAATACCTAACACAGAATTTGTGCTCAAGAAATGTTAGCTAgagaggcggtcctaagatggcagaggagtaggatggggagaccactttctcccccacaaattcatcaaaagaacatttgaacgctgagtaaattccacaaaacaacttctgaatgctggcagaggacatcaggcacccagaaaagcagcccattgtcttcaaaaggaggtaagaaaaaaatataaaagataaaaagagagaaaaaagaggtaGTGACAGAGATCCATCCAGGGatgggagtcttaaaaaagagagaagtttccaaacatcaggaaacactctcactggtgagtctgtggtgagccttggaacctcagagggcaacatagccgggaggaaaaatgaataaataattaaaacccacagattacgtgcccaacggtaacacccagcagagaagcagcacagaagcccgcatccgccactagcaagtgggggctgggcagggaggcatgggctgcattgcttagagtaaggacacggcctgaatgccctgagggcaatctgaggaaaataacttgggatagcaaaccaggctgtgggatagctaccacgtgaaaagccatAACCTAAGACTGCCAGGCCTGCTCacggaacaaaggactgagcagagctagctggctgcagactggcccatcccctgccGCAAACAGgaaggcgagggcagccagagccggaagggggcaatcacagccccagagaggcatcatctaccaaactgcaagcaggcttcgttgctaaccaagacttcttgggattctggacgttCGACTTCCGCCTGAGAAGGTGAGGCAATAAGTCACAGCAACcgcactcaccaaacacctggttacctgagctgctcagacctgggaagggcacaaaatgcaggcccaaccaagtctgtgcctctgaggagtACCCGAGTACCTggacctgagcggcttagacctgggaagtgcatacaacccagggagcctaagcagtgtagtcagggaaagcacacacattgtgagcaggggcaaacccagtgtggccgagacactgtgaacacacaccagtgttatttgtttgctgtgttcctccctccccacagcacaactgaacaagtgagcctaagaAAAGTGTCCActaccgcccccttgtgtcagggcggaaattagacactgaagaaaccagcaaacagaagaagctaaaacaaagggaaccgccttggaagtgacagttggagaagtcttgaggctactgtaagaataagactgaaaaccagaggcaggacgcttaagtccaaattctgagaacaccagagaactcctgactccagggaacattaattgataggagctcatcaaacgcctccatacctacactgaaaccaagcaccacccaagggccaacaagttccagagcaagacataccatgcaaattctccagcaatacaggaacatagccctaaccttcaatatacaggctacccaaagtcacaccaaacccactgacatctcataactcattattggacacttcattgtactccagagagaagaaatccagctccatccaccagaagactgacacaagcttccctaaccaggaaaccttgacaagccacccatccaaccccacccacagcaaggaaactcctcAATAATTAGAACTCCACAACTGCCATAATActgaaaggccaccccaaacacagcaatataaacaagatgaagaggcagagaaatacccagcaggtaaaggaacaggataaataccCACCAACCCAAACAAAAGAGggagagatagggaatctacctgataaagaattccgaataatgatagtgaaaatgatacaaaatcttgaaaacaaaatggaatcacagataaatagcctggagacaaggattgagaagatgcaagaaaggtttaacaaggacctagaagaaataaaaaagagtcaatatataatgaataatgcaatgaaTGAGATCAAAGAcattctggagggaaccaacagtagaataacgaaggcagaagataggattagtgaaatagaagatagaatggtagaaataaatgaaacagaggggaaaaaagaaaaacaaattaaaagaaatgaggacaatctcagagacctctgggacaatgttaaatgacccaacattcgaatcataggagtcccagaagaagaagacaaaaagaaaggccatgagaaaatacttgaggagataatagttgaaaacttccctagaatggggaaggaaataaacacccaagtccaagaaacccagagagtcccaaacaggataaacccaaggcaaaacaccccaagacacatattaatcaaattaacaaagatcaaacataaagaagaaatattaaaagcagcaagggaaaaacaacaaataacagacAAGGGGATtgccataaggataacagctgatctttcaatagaaactcttcagaccaggagggaatggcaagacatacttaaagtgatgaaagaaaataacctacagcccagattactgtacccagcaaggatctcattcaaatatgaaggagaaatcaaaagctttacagacaagcaaaagctgagagaattcagcaccaccaaaccagctctccaacaaatgctaaagcatcttctctagacaggaaacatagaAATGGTGTATAaaatcaaaccccaaacaataaagtaaatggcaacgggatcatacttatcaataattaccttaaatgtaaatgggttgaatgctccaaccaagagacaaagactggctgaatggatacaaaaataagacccctatatatgttgtctacaagagacccacctcgaaacaagggacacatacagactgaaagtgaagggctggaaaaagatattctatgcaaatagagaccaaaagaaagcaggagtagcaatactcatatcagataaaatagactttaaaacaaaggctgtgaaaagagacgaAGAAGGGCACTACATGacgatcaaaggatcaatccaagaagaagatataacagttataaatatatatgcacccaacataggagcaccgcagtatgtaagacaaatgctaacaaatatgaaaggggaaattaacaataacacaataatagtgggagattttaatatcccactcacacctatggatagatcaactaaacagaaaattaacaaagaaacacaaactttaaatgatacaatagaccagttagacctaattgatatctatgggacgtttcaccccaaaacaatgaatttcacctttttctcaagtgcacacggaaccgtctccaggatagatcacctcctgggccataaatctagccttggtaaattcaaaaaattgaaatcattccaaaaaATCTAGATTCTTTAAGGTTCTAGTATTCTAATACTCTGAGGTTTTAGGATTCTAGTGTCCTCTGGTTCTCAGACTTGGGCCTTCTAGGTTTCCAACTGTTCTAGAATCCTAAGGGTCTGAAGTTTTGAGGCCCCCAGTACTGATCATCTCGGTGGGTGGCAGGCAGGGTGCCCACAGCAGGTAATAACCAGTCgtcttccttctctgtctctcctctccctcctcacctcctgacctctttctttccttctgtctttccacttctttctctgtgtctctctctctctttccctagaTCTGTGTGACCCTCAGCTGTGCCCATGATTCCGTGAACTCCTTGAAAGCCTGAATGCAGATTGTCTTAAGAAACTCGTTGGTAAGTCACAGCCCGACTCCCTCTGCAGCCTCACAGGAGGGCACAGTCCGCTCTGTGCCTGGAGCACTGGCAGGTCTGGTCAGGGGTCCCTGGAGAAGCTGAGGACCCTTTATCTTGAGCAAGTCTGGACACTGTGGATAGAAGTGTCCCCACAGACTGAGGGCCTCTGTGGGCCTCTGAGAGCTTCTGCTGCCCTCCTTTAACAAACCAGTAGAACCTGCTGCCCAGAATGATGTGAGAAAAAGGGCAGgccagatctgggttcaaatcctg is a window of Budorcas taxicolor isolate Tak-1 chromosome 13, Takin1.1, whole genome shotgun sequence DNA encoding:
- the LOC128058077 gene encoding LOW QUALITY PROTEIN: BPI fold-containing family A member 2-like (The sequence of the model RefSeq protein was modified relative to this genomic sequence to represent the inferred CDS: substituted 1 base at 1 genomic stop codon) yields the protein MFQLWKLVLLCGLLTGTSASLLDNNVVRELQSALRKELETDDSAFESVLEKVKADFELLQDFTCLEKVVTEKIQEDEILLDKNITENLQLVVRCLRLTIKSITIGNITFQGTPEGRGIGLSIHITAKVTLTLXICVTLSCAHDSVNSLKA